A window of Taeniopygia guttata chromosome 14, bTaeGut7.mat, whole genome shotgun sequence contains these coding sequences:
- the PRR35 gene encoding proline-rich protein 35 — protein sequence MTPGLELLFPSLMFPANSPVNAQEWLRTSPAPCLGGVWGRWVPERGDSPRPAPAGSPQPPGPQQGPSRDGGRASTSCFPERRGKVHLPCPSIPTKSHLQAASTMSKDDGGCKLTSVYKHKERKPKKPHYIPRPWGKPYNYKCFQCPFTCMEKSHLYNHMKYSLCKNSLSLLIESDWPYKKGNLLHPELRLLQADSSRLRGRRDQRDTCDPTATPGGSARAKVPSRDGHEEKPVTGVEILPAEGAGEEGGQFQEEEEDVAGLLREMDAGEKKERNEEPGCQGDPAEPEVNTLVFGFKNKRDSKPCKEVEPDFIITDVFSLKNHVMKSREMASPDLDAKPKHCKVPKKCLASGGILMEQWKLVANGQRRNTPEVSPPCTDSNIIPCYPPPAYSDYHEPQGLNLSLLGINYPLNPSLFSYLSPTMANSTTTHPHLAQLPFLASTAQLMHPHASHFQPLQSPERSAFLPRFYYPLLFEHTFGSTESKMSSSKPDPQQLVGSVMPTPPQNKPSSEPNKPGLLKVPVLKTGFPWSKGIREEPGSELGHSAMAGQEEEEKWLSQEKESNPALGLSNLRKKSATDIYQTVVGMKDGAFTPSSVRKTELPVVTCLETSSPPRNPLKRKFPANGLDLIGPERMMPGKLSYQSSGPRANPGHIPKALDHWHSDVLTGQPEEPEGGIDTEVLPPVDHGLCKQSRPQETSAVTGPEATTMLIGDLSKTLEEYQEVEKKLSDLAKEDNPGQKELRDQLVKIRRELYHIHQALEKAAKPHEGPLDLSVKRSSEGLEKIQQAKKEPCNISLGSEKLHGKDQGPLSKCAATGEAGDEEGLPNCLLEAENKTIDLLIKMSRSESLRAASSEAPLGAVIKAEVLPLSVPLELHHVMEPYYSRTTKCEADSSVLLCCDSRSSSTQGPQLPASAEDGPLGCRAVQRSLSCSLPGDTDAVCVHSPLHADP from the exons AGCACATCGTGCTTCCCAGAGAGGCGTGGGAAGGTTCACCTGCCGTGCCCCTCCATTCCCACCAAGAGCCATCTCCAGGCAGCCTCCACCATGTCCAAGGACGACGGGGGCTGCAAACTGACCTCAGTCTACAAGCACAAGGAGAGGAAGCCGAAGAAGCCTCACTACATCCCAAGGCCATGGGGCAAACCCTACAATTACAAATGCTTCCAGTGTCCCTTCACCTGCATGGAGAAGTCCCACCTCTACAACCACATGAAGTACAGCCTGTGCAAGAACTCCCTGTCCCTCCTCATCGAGTCCGACTGGCCCTACAAAAAGGGCAACCTGCTGCACCCGGAGCTGCGGCTGCTGCAGGCGGACAGCTCCCGCCTGCGCGGGCGGCGGGACCAGCGGGACACCTGCGACCCCACGGCCACCCCGGGAGGCTCCGCCCGGGCCAAGgtccccagcagggatggccaCGAGGAGAAGCCCGTGACAGGGGTGGAGATTCTGCCTGCTGAAGGGGCTGGTGAGGAAGGTGGCCAGTtccaggaggaagaggaggatgttGCTGGTCTGCTGAGGGAGATGGATGCAggggagaagaaagagagaaatgaagAGCCAGGTTGCCAAGGTGACCCAGCTGAACCAGAAGTGAACACTTTGGTCTTTGGCTTCAAGAACAAGAGGGACAGCAAGCCTTGCAAGGAGGTGGAGCCCGACTTCATCATCACAGATGTCTTCTCCCTCAAGAACCATGTCATGAAGAGCAGGGAAATGGCCTCCCCTGACCTAGATGCAAAGCCAAAGCATTGCAAAGTGCCAAAGAAATGCCTGGCCAGCGGTGGGATCTTGATGGAGCAGTGGAAACTGGTGGCAAATGGGCAAAGGAGGAACACACCTGAGGTATCCCCACCTTGTACCGACAGCAACATTATCCCGTGCTACCCCCCTCCAGCTTACAGTGACTACCACGAACCTCAGGGCCTGAACCTCTCACTGCTGGGTATTAACTACCCTTTGAACCCCAGTCTCTTCTCCTACCTGAGCCCCACCATGGCCAACAGCACGACAACACACCCTCACTTGGCTCAGCTGCCCTTCCTGGCCTCCACAGCCCAGCTGATGCACCCCCATGCCTCCCACTTCCAGCCTCTGCAGAGCCCCGAGCGCTCAGCCTTCCTCCCTCGCTTCTACTACCCCCTGCTCTTCGAGCACACCTTTGGCTCCACGGAGAGCAAGATGTCCTCCAGCAAGCCAGACCCCCAGCAGCTGGTGGGCTCGGTCATGCCCAcaccaccccaaaacaaaccctccAGTGAGCCAAACAAACCCGGGCTGCTGAAAGTTCCCGTGCTGAAGACAGGCTTTCCTTGGTCTAAGGGCATCCGGGAGGAGCCAGGCTCCGAGCTCGGCCACTCTGCCATGGCTgggcaggaagaagaagagaaatggCTGTCCCAGGAGAAGGAGAGCAACCCAGCTTTGGGCCTCAGCAACCTACGCAAGAAGTCAGCCACTGACATCTACCAAACTGTGGTGGGGATGAAAGATGGCGCTTTCACTCCCAGCAGTGTCAGGAAGACAGAGTTGCCAGTGGTGACCTGTCTGGAGACCAGCAGCCCTCCAAGAAACCCGCTGAAGAGGAAGTTCCCTGCCAATGGGCTGGATTTGATAGGACCCGAAAGGATGATGCCTGGGAAGCTCAGCTACCAGAGCAG tggTCCAAGGGCCAACCCTGGCCACATCCCCAAGGCCCTGGACCACTGGCACTCGGATGTCCTCACAGgccagcctgaggaaccagagGGGGGCATTGACACTGAAGTCCTTCCCCCTGTGGACCATGGCCTCTGCAAGCAGAGCCGACCCCAAGAGACTTCTGCCGTGACAGGCCCTGAGGCCACAACCATGCTTATCGGAGACCTGTCCAAAACCTTGGAGGAGTACCAAGAGGTGGAGAAGAAACTGTCTGATCTGGCAAAGGAGGACAACCCTGGGCAAAAAGAGCTGAGGGACCAGCTGGTCAAAATCCGAAGAGAACTCTACCACATCCACCAGGCACTGGAGAAAGCTGCTAAACCCCACGAGGGGCCACTGGACCTGTCAGTGAAGAGATCCTCCGAAGGTCTGGAGAAGATCCAGCAGGCCAAGAAGGAGCCCTGCAACATAAGCCTGGGAAGTGAGAAGCTTCATGGCAAAGACCAAGGGCCCCTCAGCAAATGTGCGGCCACTGGGGAGGCTGGAGATGAGGAGGGGCTGCCCAACTGCCTTCTCGAGGCTGAGAACAAAACCATTGACCTGCTGATCAAGATGAGCCGCTCTGAGAGCCTGCGGGCAGCCTCCTCCGAGGCCCCTCTGGGTGCTGTGATCAAGGCAGAGGTGCTGCCCCTCAGcgtgcccctggagctgcaccACGTCATGGAGCCCTACTACAGCCGCACCACCAAGTGCGAGGCAGACTCCAGCGTGCTGCTCTGCTGCGACAGCAGGTCCAGCAGCACGCAGGGCCCGCAGCTCCCGGCCAGCGCCGAGGACGGGCCCCTGGGCTGCCGGGCCGTGCAGcgctccctgtcctgcagcctCCCCGGCGACACCGATGCCGTGTGTGTCCACAGCCCTCTGCATGCTGACCCCTAA